In a genomic window of Lathamus discolor isolate bLatDis1 chromosome 4, bLatDis1.hap1, whole genome shotgun sequence:
- the RIPPLY3 gene encoding protein ripply3, which translates to MTENQQMSELDDQLVNFRSKGALGFQHPVRLYLPKSKSQKFLNNIGEKVLASFPVQATIHFYNDDADSEEDEEEISSA; encoded by the exons ATGACAGAGAATCAACAAATG TCAGAACTGGATGATCAACTAGTAAATTTTAGATCAAAAGGAGCCCTGGGATTTCAACATCCAGTGAG ACTTTATTTGCCCAAGTCCAAATCCCAAAAGTTTCTTAATAACATCGGAGAGAAGGTTCTGGCAAGTTTTCCAGTACAAGCCACAATTCACTTCTACAATGATGACGCCGACTctgaggaagatgaagaagaaatCAGTTCAGCCTAA